A stretch of Cyanobacterium sp. HL-69 DNA encodes these proteins:
- a CDS encoding Peptidyl-prolyl cis-trans isomerase, translated as MKLNWWQRTSKLIVATILIFTMAIAFTPTKMQNAHAFLAQGDAITDPEAILRYALPIDNKEIREVQSNIEKIERDLRSKRWKRVEKEVRNAAFALRLHGDDIAKDVPAGFSARSRELVDSIIEDVEALQELVAGQKRDDILATREKILENVTEIEEAMVRAYPFEVPQEYANLPQLKGRAKVKITSTQGDLMVEVDGYSAPVTGGNFVDLVQRKFYDNLPFIRAEDFYVIQTGDPEGEEVGFIDPKTNKYRSIPLEILVKGESEPIYGFTTEDVGMYLAEPVLPFNAYGAVALARPSSDPNGGSSQFFFFKFDTEVTPPGYNLMDGRFAVFAYVTDGAEVLEKLTPEDKIISAEVIEGAENLVQPQA; from the coding sequence ATGAAACTTAATTGGTGGCAACGTACAAGTAAGCTAATCGTTGCAACGATATTAATATTTACCATGGCGATCGCCTTTACCCCCACAAAGATGCAAAATGCCCACGCATTTTTAGCCCAAGGGGATGCAATTACAGATCCAGAGGCGATTTTAAGATATGCCCTACCCATTGATAACAAAGAAATCAGAGAAGTTCAAAGTAACATCGAAAAAATAGAAAGAGATTTAAGATCAAAACGTTGGAAAAGAGTAGAAAAAGAAGTTAGAAACGCTGCTTTTGCCCTCCGACTCCATGGAGATGACATTGCCAAGGACGTACCTGCTGGGTTTTCTGCAAGAAGCAGAGAATTAGTAGATAGTATCATCGAAGATGTAGAAGCCCTACAAGAATTAGTGGCAGGACAAAAAAGAGATGATATTCTCGCCACAAGGGAAAAAATCCTTGAAAACGTCACCGAAATAGAAGAAGCCATGGTGAGAGCATATCCCTTTGAAGTACCCCAAGAATATGCCAACCTGCCCCAACTCAAAGGTAGAGCGAAAGTAAAAATCACCAGCACCCAAGGAGACTTAATGGTGGAAGTAGATGGCTATAGCGCTCCCGTTACGGGGGGTAACTTTGTGGATTTGGTACAAAGAAAATTTTACGATAACCTTCCCTTTATTCGTGCCGAAGACTTCTACGTCATACAAACAGGAGATCCTGAAGGAGAAGAAGTGGGCTTTATCGATCCTAAAACCAACAAATATCGCTCTATTCCCTTAGAAATTTTGGTTAAGGGCGAATCTGAGCCTATTTACGGCTTCACCACCGAGGATGTGGGAATGTACCTAGCGGAACCCGTACTGCCGTTTAATGCTTACGGTGCCGTGGCTTTAGCCCGTCCTAGTAGTGATCCCAACGGTGGTTCATCTCAATTTTTCTTCTTCAAGTTTGACACGGAAGTCACCCCCCCCGGTTATAACCTTATGGACGGCAGATTTGCCGTGTTTGCTTACGTCACCGATGGCGCCGAAGTGTTGGAAAAACTTACCCCAGAAGATAAGATTATTTCTGCTGAAGTGATAGAGGGCGCTGAAAATTTAGTTCAACCCCAAGCATAG